From the genome of Lutzomyia longipalpis isolate SR_M1_2022 chromosome 2, ASM2433408v1, one region includes:
- the LOC129788968 gene encoding pre-mRNA-splicing factor CWC22 homolog: protein MTKGDAAKDGKESDDGRSDGEISQESPKGKKSRNDEKNDSHRRREERPEKRHREERRRSDDERSRRRDRRRSRSDSPEERPEKRRRSDEEKEKSNNPEVITERQRRTVDLLTSKTGGAYIPPAKLRMMQAEITDKSSAAYQRIAWEALKKSIHGYINKVNVDNIGIITRELLKENIVRGRGLLCRSIIQAQAASPTFTHVYAALVAVINSKFPNIGELLLKRLVIQFKRGFRRNDKTTCISSSRFLAHLVNQRVAHEILALEILTLLVESPTDDSVEVAIAFLKECGQKLTEVTAKGVNAIFEMLKNILHEGKLDKRVQYMIEVVFQVRKDGFKDHVSVIESLELVEEDDQFTHLIMLDEATDGQDVLNVFKYDAEYVENEDKYKGLSKELLGSDASDSESGSGSGDSGSDSDSDASDDEESEKKPGETIIDNTETNLVALRRTIYLTIHSSLDYEECAHKLMKMELKPGQEMELCHMFLDCCAEQRTYEKFYGLLAQRFCMINKVYVAPFEEIFRDTYTTTHRLDTNRLRNVSKFFAHLLFTDAIGWDVLECIKLNEEDTTSSSRIFIKILFQELVEYMGLGKLNTRLKEPILQESFAGLFPRDNPKNSRFAINFFTSIGLGGLTDALREHLKQAPKAVGPVIGAAVQKIDSSSSSDASSSSSESSSESSESSSEDSSSSDSSSSSDSSGSEKRKKRKDKKKKQVVEKKKKTSGREKEKSTREKEVSGRKEKESRSNGRDEKKREKSRDKTREKSRERSRRKSRERSRERSRERSRGRENERRKDREEREDHRGRKERQDRSDRDERKDREGRKDRNEREDRESRKERDRQSRRENDRSERTEISERSHRRERSRDRRR from the coding sequence ATGACAAAAGGAGATGCAGCAAAGGATGGGAAGGAGAGTGATGATGGTAGATCCGATGGGGAAATATCACAGGAGTCGCCGAAAGGGAAGAAATCCCGGAATGATGAGAAAAACGATTCACATCGTCGTCGTGAGGAACGTCCGGAAAAACGTCATAGGGAGGAAAGGAGGCGTTCAGATGATGAGAGGAGTAGAAGGAGAGATCGTCGCCGGTCGCGATCAGATTCTCCTGAGGAACGCCCGGAGAAGAGAAGGAGGTCAgatgaggagaaagaaaagagtaATAATCCGGAAGTGATAACTGAGCGTCAACGTCGAACTGTGGATTTGCTGACATCCAAAACAGGTGGAGCTTACATTCCACCGGCAAAGTTGCGCATGATGCAGGCAGAGATTACGGATAAGTCGTCAGCGGCGTACCAGAGAATAGCATGGGAGGCGCTGAAAAAGTCCATTCATGGCTACATAAATAAGGTGAATGTGGATAATATTGGCATCATTACGCGGGAACTCCTCAAGGAGAACATTGTCCGTGGCCGTGGGCTTCTCTGTCGTTCCATCATCCAGGCACAGGCTGCCTCACCCACATTCACACACGTCTATGCTGCCCTTGTGGCGGTGATTAATTCCAAATTCCCCAACATCGGGGAACTCCTGCTGAAGCGTCTTGTCATTCAGTTCAAACGTGGCTTCCGGCGCAATGACAAAACAACGTGCATCTCCTCTTCGCGATTTTTGGCTCATTTAGTCAATCAGCGTGTTGCCCATGAGATTCTAGCCCTGGAGATTCTCACACTGCTCGTTGAGAGCCCCACAGATGACTCCGTAGAGGTGGCCATTGCCTTCCTCAAAGAATGCGGGCAGAAGCTAACAGAAGTCACCGCAAAGGGTGTCAATGCGATCTTTGAGATGCTTAAGAATATCCTGCATGAGGGGAAGCTGGATAAGAGGGTGCAGTACATGATTGAAGTGGTCTTCCAGGTGCGCAAAGATGGCTTCAAGGATCACGTGTCTGTGATTGAATCCCTCGAACTTGTCGAGGAGGATGATCAATTTACGCATCTTATAATGCTGGATGAGGCCACAGATGGGCAGGATGTTCTGAATGTCTTCAAATACGACGCAGAATACGTGGAGAATGAGGATAAGTACAAAGGCTTAAGCAAAGAGCTTCTAGGCAGCGATGCCAGTGATTCGGAGTCCGGAAGTGGCAGTGGAGATAGTGGCAGTGACTCAGATTCCGATGCAAGTGACGATGAGGAGTCAGAAAAGAAGCCAGGTGAAACAATAATTGACAACACAGAGACTAATCTCGTGGCTCTCCGGCGAACAATCTACCTCACAATTCACTCAAGTCTTGACTACGAAGAATGTGCGCATAAGCTGATGAAGATGGAACTCAAACCAGGGCAGGAAATGGAACTCTGTCATATGTTCCTCGACTGCTGTGCCGAACAGAGAACCTACGAGAAGTTTTACGGACTCCTAGCACAGCGTTTCTGTATGATTAATAAAGTCTACGTGGCACCCTTTGAGGAAATCTTCCGCGACACGTACACCACGACGCATCGCCTGGACACAAATCGCCTCAGGAATGTGAGCAAATTCTTTGCGCATCTCCTCTTCACGGACGCCATCGGATGGGATGTACTGGAATGCATAAAACTCAACGAGGAAGACACCACAAGTTCCAGTAggatattcataaaaatcctCTTTCAAGAATTAGTGGAATACATGGGCTTGGGGAAGCTAAACACCCGCCTGAAGGAGCCCATCCTGCAGGAATCCTTTGCAGGACTCTTCCCGCGGGATAATCCCAAAAATTCCCGCTTTGCCATCAATTTCTTCACCTCAATTGGTCTTGGAGGACTCACAGATGCCCTCCGAGAGCACCTCAAGCAAGCCCCAAAGGCCGTGGGTCCGGTAATTGGGGCTGCTGTGCAGAAGATTGACAGCAGCTCATCATCAGATGCCTCATCGTCATCATCGGAATCTTCTTCAGAGTCATCAGAGAGCTCCTCGGAGGATAGCAGTAGTTCGGATTCTTCGTCTTCTAGTGATTCTTCCGGAAgtgaaaaaaggaagaagaggaaagataaaaagaaaaagcaagtggttgagaagaaaaagaaaacctctGGAAGGGAGAAAGAAAAGTCCACAAGGGAGAAGGAAGTATCCGGAAGAAAGGAGAAGGAAAGCCGATCAAATGGACGGGatgaaaagaaacgtgaaaagaGTAGAGATAAAACAAGAGAGAAATCCAGGGAGAGATCCCGTAGGAAGTCTAGGGAAAGGAGTAGAGAGAGATCCAGGGAGAGAAGTCgtggaagagaaaatgagcGTAGAAAGGATCGTGAGGAAAGAGAAGATCACAGAGGTAGAAAGGAGCGACAAGACAGATCAGATCGCGATGAGAGAAAAGATCGCGAAGGGAGGAAAGATCGCAATGAAAGAGAAGATCGTGAGAGTAGAAAGGAACGCGATCGTCAATCCAGAAGGGAGAATGATAGATCAGAAAGAACAGAGATATCGGAAAGATCACACAGGCGTGAGAGATCGCGGGATCGTCGGAGATAG